A genomic segment from Sparus aurata chromosome 10, fSpaAur1.1, whole genome shotgun sequence encodes:
- the LOC115589466 gene encoding urea transporter 2, translating to MWTDAKAEVGEASGSRASIRRRALNSLLLCAGDMGHLDKYMQDKLFVLQLVVSGLRGVTRVILANNPLSGALILAALYWASPWQGLLGTLGVLASTLTAVIMGQDSAEVSGGLHGFNGMLVSLLMGVFSSAGDWYWWLVLPACLGSATCVFLYSGLSSLLDRWDLPVSVFPFNITILLYLLCTGPNNPYFPHHAVMPPGLLEPNDTELVTVEVTRGIFLGVGQIFACGALGPSLLIVGAVLLYSPLLAVHALLGSAVGTLAGLSVAVRHDSLYSGLLGFNGALGCMAVGGLFFTFTWRTHLFAIASAFLSAYADIALGNLLGTVGLPACSWAATLISTLMLLLTGSLATYRIPIGQVMAPEHNLRSRTQWEAGNTTERESTDV from the exons ATGTGGACGGATGCCAAAGCAGAGGTGGGGGAGGCCAGCGGGAGTCGTGCCAGCATCCGTCGGCGTGCGTTGaacagtctgctgctgtgtgctggGGACATGGGGCACTTGGATAAGTACATGCAGG ACAAGTTGTTTGTGCTGCAGCTGGTGGTGTCGGGACTGAGAGGGGTGACCAGGGTGATACTAGCCAACAACCCGCTGAGCGGTGCTCTCATCTTGGCTGCGCTGTACTGGGCTTCCCCCTGGCAGGGCCTGCTGGGAACTCTGGGAGTACTGGCCTCTACGCTTACAGCTGTAATCATGGGGCAGGACAG CGCTGAGGTGTCAGGAGGTCTGCACGGTTTCAACGGCATGTTGGTGTCTCTGCTGATGGGAGTGTTCAGCTCGGCTGGAGACTGGTACTGGTGGCTGGTACTGCCCGCCTGCTTGGGGTCGGCTACAtg TGTCTTTCTGTACAGCGGTCTGTCCTCCCTGTTGGACCGCTGGGACctgcctgtgtctgtgtttccctTCAACATCACcatcctcctctacctcctctgcACCGGCCCTAACAACCCGTACTTCCCGCACCACGCGGTGATGCCACCGGGGTTGCTGGAGCCCAATGACACCGAGCTCGTTACAGTCGAG GTAACGCGTGGCATCTTTCTCGGTGTGGGTCAGATCTTCGCCTGCGGAGCCCTGGGGCCCTCCCTCCTCATCGTGGGAGCTGTTCTGCTCTACTCCCCCCTGCTGGCCGTCCACGCTCTGCTGGGATCGGCGGTCGGTACGCTGGCCG gGTTGTCCGTGGCGGTGCGTCATGATTCTCTGTACTCGGGCCTGTTGGGGTTTAATGGAGCTCTTGGCTGCATGGCTGTCGGAGGACtcttcttcaccttcacctggagGACTCACCTCTTTGCCATCGCCAGcg CCTTCCTCTCGGCGTATGCTGACATCGCTCTGGGCAATCTGCTGGGAACT GTTGGTCTGCCAGCCTGCAGTTGGGCAGCTACCCTGATATCcacactgatgctgctgctgaccggCAGTTTAGCAACATACCGCATTCCTATCGGTCAAGTCATGGCCCCTGAACACAACCTGCGCTCCCGCACCCAATGGGAGGCTGGGAACACCACAGAAAGGGAGAGCACTGATGTGTAA